Genomic window (Anaerolineales bacterium):
GAAGGCGTCGAAATCGCTTCCCAACCCCCAAAAACGATCGTGCAAATCAACCAGCGCTTCGATCGCCTTGCGGTAATCCGCCTTACGCCAATCCTGCGGTTCTCTCACGGACTCGAAGGCCTGCATCAGCAGCCAGTCGCCTACCGGCGACGCGGCGATCAAACGCGGCACCTCGATGGGAAAATGATCCGCCAGGGATTGATAGACGCCCACTTCCCGCCGCCCTGCGCCTGCCAGTCCCGTGCGGGTGGTGCCGCGCGGTTCCTTGACGACGAGACGGCACGTGTTTGTTTCATCGCCCAGGAAGTATTCCACCTCCAGGGCGCGCAATCGGCCGATGGCCGGCCTGCGCGACGGCATGGGTAAAGGCGTCACACGGCCGATGGTCACAGAAGTGTCTTCGAGCATCCGGCGCATGCCAGCCGTAAGGGCCGCAAGGCTGAACGGCCACTTCCACTCTCCGGCGTTTTGCTCGCGCAAATTCCTTTCTCTCTTCACGGCACTCGTATGATCCTTCCAATCTCATTCATCGATCGTCTATTCGAATTCTCCCATTCAAGCACGCGGCTGAAGCAAAGTCACGGTGCGAGCGGGAAACACATTGATGATCCGGCAGCCCAGATATTCCGTCTCCGCGACCTGGATGTTCTGCAGAATGTGAGTGTGACCATGCAGCATCAAACGCGGCCGGAACCATTGGATCAGGCGCAGGAAGACGCGAAAACCCGTGTGCGCCACATCTCTTGCATCGTGAATTCCCCACGCCGGCGAGTGCGTAACCAACACATCCAGAGCTCGGCCATAACGCATACGGTTGTACAGCAATCGAGGCAGCAATCGGGTTACACGCAAATTCATGTCGAACTCCGTATACTGATGTTTGCCTCGATTCTTGTAGCGCTGGCTGCCGCCCAATCCCATGATCCAGTACCCGCAAACGTTGACGATGCGTCCGTCGATATTGATTCCGCCCGGAACGATGTATTGATCTGGATCGTGATTCCCGGGAACGTAGACCAGCGGCGCCGGCAGCATGGTAACGATGTATTCCAGGTATGCCGCCGGTAAATCGCCACAGCCGACGATCAAATCTACGTCCGCGGAGCTTTTCTTTATCGCAGGACCGTAAATGTGAGATACGACGTTGTCACTCAACGCCAGGAT
Coding sequences:
- a CDS encoding metallophosphoesterase family protein is translated as MRILALSDNVVSHIYGPAIKKSSADVDLIVGCGDLPAAYLEYIVTMLPAPLVYVPGNHDPDQYIVPGGINIDGRIVNVCGYWIMGLGGSQRYKNRGKHQYTEFDMNLRVTRLLPRLLYNRMRYGRALDVLVTHSPAWGIHDARDVAHTGFRVFLRLIQWFRPRLMLHGHTHILQNIQVAETEYLGCRIINVFPARTVTLLQPRA